The Thermogemmatispora onikobensis genome includes a region encoding these proteins:
- the rpsK gene encoding 30S ribosomal protein S11: MAEKKKQAGKPRRRERKSVPRGQAHIQATFNNTIVTVTDPNGNVIAWSSAGSQGFKGSRKSTPYAAQVAAEAAARKAMEHGMRQVEVYVKGPGSGREAAIRSLQAAGLNVVSITDVTPIPHNGCRPPKRRRV, from the coding sequence ATGGCCGAGAAAAAGAAGCAGGCGGGTAAGCCGCGCAGGCGTGAACGGAAATCGGTGCCGCGTGGCCAGGCGCATATTCAGGCAACTTTTAATAATACGATAGTCACTGTGACCGACCCGAATGGGAATGTCATTGCCTGGAGCAGTGCCGGCTCTCAGGGCTTCAAGGGATCGCGTAAGAGCACTCCCTACGCGGCCCAGGTTGCGGCAGAGGCTGCGGCTCGCAAAGCGATGGAGCATGGCATGCGCCAGGTCGAGGTCTATGTCAAGGGGCCAGGCTCTGGCCGCGAGGCGGCGATCCGCTCACTGCAGGCTGCTGGCCTCAACGTTGTTTCGATTACTGATGTCACGCCGATCCCGCACAATGGCTGCCGACCGCCGAAGAGGCGTCGTGTGTAG